In Moorella sp. Hama-1, a single genomic region encodes these proteins:
- a CDS encoding competence/damage-inducible protein A, whose protein sequence is MQAEAIFTGTEMLLGQIVNTNAAFLGRELAAAGINLYRQVVIGDNLERIREAIDNARRRADLIIVSGGLGPTEDDLSREALAATLDLPLVEDPAARENITRYFTARRRPMTSNNLKQALLPAGARALDNPYGTAAGVFLEHGGKVYALLPGPPREFEPMVTDRLLPLLEPYGARREVIFSRALKITGMGESAVEETVKDLLHGDNPTVAPLAKPGEVTLRLTARAGNTEAARQLIQPLEAAIRERLGEYIFGIDDETLEGVTGAMLAARHLTLAVAESCTGGLLAHRLTNIPGSSDYFLGGLVTYSNEAKVKFLGVEPGVLAAHGAVSPEVAAAMASGARRAVGTEIGIGITGIAGPGGGTTEKPVGLVYLGIDFQGQVEVRRELFCGQRENIKWQSTQSALDLLWRSLRGKVNG, encoded by the coding sequence CGGCGATAACCTGGAACGCATCCGGGAAGCCATCGACAATGCCCGCCGGCGGGCGGACCTGATCATCGTCAGCGGCGGCCTGGGGCCGACGGAAGACGACCTTTCCCGGGAAGCCCTGGCCGCAACCCTGGACCTGCCCCTGGTGGAAGACCCGGCGGCCCGGGAAAACATTACCCGTTACTTCACGGCCCGCCGGCGCCCCATGACGAGCAACAACTTGAAGCAGGCCCTCCTCCCGGCCGGGGCCCGGGCCCTGGATAACCCCTACGGTACGGCGGCCGGGGTCTTCCTGGAACACGGGGGCAAGGTCTATGCCCTGCTGCCGGGGCCGCCGCGGGAGTTCGAGCCCATGGTAACGGACCGGCTGTTACCCTTGCTGGAACCCTACGGCGCCCGGCGGGAGGTCATCTTTTCCCGGGCGCTGAAGATTACCGGCATGGGCGAGTCGGCGGTGGAAGAGACCGTCAAGGACCTCCTCCACGGCGATAACCCCACCGTGGCGCCCCTGGCCAAACCCGGCGAGGTAACGCTGCGCCTGACGGCCCGGGCCGGCAATACAGAGGCGGCCCGGCAACTCATCCAGCCCCTGGAGGCGGCTATCAGGGAGCGCCTGGGGGAATACATCTTTGGTATTGACGATGAAACCCTGGAGGGTGTGACCGGCGCCATGCTGGCCGCCCGGCACCTGACCCTGGCCGTGGCCGAATCCTGCACCGGCGGCCTGCTGGCCCACCGCCTGACCAACATCCCCGGCAGTTCTGACTACTTCCTGGGCGGTCTCGTGACCTACAGCAACGAGGCCAAGGTGAAATTCCTGGGAGTGGAGCCGGGCGTCCTGGCCGCCCACGGGGCGGTGAGCCCCGAGGTGGCCGCCGCCATGGCCAGCGGCGCGCGCCGGGCCGTGGGGACGGAAATCGGCATCGGCATTACCGGCATCGCCGGGCCAGGGGGCGGCACAACGGAGAAGCCGGTGGGGCTGGTTTACCTGGGGATCGATTTTCAAGGCCAGGTGGAGGTGCGGCGGGAATTATTCTGCGGCCAGCGGGAGAATATCAAGTGGCAGTCGACCCAGAGCGCCTTGGACCTCCTGTGGCGAAGTTTGCGGGGAAAAGTTAACGGGTAA